The Halarchaeum grantii genome contains a region encoding:
- a CDS encoding SDR family NAD(P)-dependent oxidoreductase, with translation MFRTDLSGRTALVTGSASGVGRGIALALAEDGASVAVHYHSSEAEARATAEEAEERGAPAATTVRADVTDETDVDAAFDAVEEELGSVDVLVNNVGDFAPDHWAAQDVADWRRVYETNLVGTMLCARRALPAMREKGWGRIVNVGYASAEKGLVNPKNFPYFAAKAGVLMFTRMLAADTQDDGVTVNAVSPYVVETSDEFPEDAPRGRWATVDDLVQVVRFFCDDASRYVSGENVEVDGGWLPEDV, from the coding sequence GTGTTTCGAACGGACCTCTCAGGCAGGACCGCGCTCGTCACCGGAAGCGCGAGCGGTGTCGGGCGCGGTATCGCGCTCGCGCTCGCCGAAGACGGCGCATCCGTCGCCGTCCACTACCACAGCAGCGAGGCCGAAGCGCGGGCCACGGCCGAGGAGGCAGAGGAGCGCGGCGCGCCGGCGGCGACGACCGTCCGGGCGGACGTCACCGACGAAACGGACGTCGACGCCGCCTTCGACGCCGTCGAGGAGGAACTGGGGAGCGTCGACGTCCTCGTGAACAACGTCGGCGACTTCGCGCCCGACCACTGGGCGGCGCAGGACGTCGCGGACTGGCGACGGGTCTACGAGACGAACCTCGTCGGGACGATGCTCTGCGCGCGCCGCGCGCTCCCCGCGATGCGCGAGAAGGGGTGGGGCCGAATCGTCAACGTCGGCTACGCCTCCGCCGAGAAGGGGCTCGTCAACCCGAAGAACTTCCCGTACTTCGCGGCGAAAGCGGGCGTCCTGATGTTCACGCGGATGCTCGCCGCCGACACCCAAGACGACGGCGTCACCGTGAACGCCGTCTCGCCGTACGTCGTCGAGACGAGCGACGAGTTCCCCGAGGACGCCCCGCGCGGACGCTGGGCGACGGTCGACGACCTCGTGCAGGTCGTGCGGTTCTTCTGCGACGACGCGAGCCGATACGTCTCCGGGGAGAACGTCGAAGTCGACGGCGGCTGGCTCCCCGAGGACGTCTGA
- a CDS encoding NifU family protein: MSEASEADGEGEDLHGRVERWITAQMPIIQTHGGDSAVRKADPDDGEVVIELGGACAGCGISPRTAHRIKTDLAADFDAVTDVTVRFSDDSESDWTTGQAESYMGIDRNEGGRGGRGEGSPNSDGMHF; the protein is encoded by the coding sequence ATGAGCGAGGCCAGCGAGGCGGACGGCGAGGGCGAGGACCTCCACGGGCGCGTCGAGCGGTGGATCACCGCCCAGATGCCCATCATTCAGACGCACGGTGGCGACTCCGCCGTCCGGAAGGCCGACCCCGACGACGGCGAAGTCGTCATCGAACTCGGCGGTGCCTGCGCGGGTTGCGGCATCAGCCCCCGGACCGCCCACCGCATCAAGACCGACCTCGCCGCCGACTTCGACGCCGTCACGGACGTCACTGTCCGCTTCAGCGACGACTCCGAGAGCGACTGGACCACCGGTCAGGCCGAGAGCTACATGGGCATCGACCGGAACGAGGGCGGACGCGGCGGGCGCGGTGAGGGGAGCCCGAACTCCGACGGGATGCACTTCTAA
- a CDS encoding riboflavin synthase, which translates to MFTGIVETTGRIAAVEDGDDGRRLRIETDDIGGFSHGQSVAVDGVCLTVEEHGGTADATGDEDDERSEARGGWFSVFLAEETLARTSLAAKRDGDRVNLERALPADGRLDGHVVQGHVDTTTEVVAVESVGEDYRYTFALPDGHERYVAEKGSVALDGVSLTVASVDDDAGTFDVALIPTTHAETTLGERTPGDAVNVEVDVVAKYVERLEAY; encoded by the coding sequence ATGTTCACGGGCATCGTCGAAACCACCGGCCGGATCGCGGCGGTCGAGGACGGCGACGACGGCCGGCGGCTCCGCATCGAAACCGACGACATCGGCGGCTTCTCGCACGGGCAGAGCGTCGCCGTCGACGGCGTCTGCCTGACGGTCGAGGAGCACGGCGGAACGGCGGACGCCACAGGGGACGAGGACGACGAGCGCAGCGAAGCGCGAGGCGGCTGGTTCTCCGTCTTCCTCGCGGAGGAGACGCTCGCGCGCACCAGCCTCGCCGCGAAGCGCGACGGTGACCGAGTGAACCTCGAGCGCGCGCTCCCCGCCGACGGCCGCCTCGACGGCCACGTCGTCCAGGGACACGTCGACACCACGACGGAGGTCGTCGCCGTCGAGTCGGTAGGCGAGGATTACCGCTACACGTTCGCGCTCCCCGACGGCCACGAGCGCTACGTCGCCGAGAAGGGCTCGGTCGCGCTCGACGGCGTGAGCCTCACCGTCGCGAGCGTGGACGACGACGCCGGCACGTTCGACGTCGCGCTCATCCCGACGACGCACGCCGAAACGACGCTCGGCGAGCGCACCCCCGGTGACGCCGTGAACGTCGAGGTGGACGTCGTCGCGAAGTACGTCGAGCGCCTCGAGGCCTACTAG
- a CDS encoding orc1/cdc6 family replication initiation protein — MSESPFEEFESVFRNRDVLKEDYEPDEILERDDEIQAYASALNPARHGAHPDNVFIYGKTGVGKTAVTKYLLEVLETEVDEDPSVDSEITTLLVNCQYSSTSYQALIALLNTLRGPHEQVSATGHAPQDLYNILWRELDDLGGTVLIALDEIDSIGSDDGLLYQLPRARANGNLENVRLGIIGISNDYQFRQNLSPKVKDTLCEREINFSQYDAEQLYAILEQRATKALRPDTYDAGALRKTAAVAARDRGSARQALELLMVAGDLAEERDGVLTESLVDEAEDELERGRIEDRIRDQTVHAQYSLLALVSLSQRTDSASRTKDVYQQYERIVTYNGSDPLSLDRFRDQLDELVMLGFASKTQANEGRQGGRYNEYHATVATDPVVDILAADADIGLPTPTYR; from the coding sequence ATGTCCGAGAGTCCGTTCGAGGAGTTCGAATCCGTCTTCCGGAATCGGGACGTCCTGAAGGAGGACTACGAGCCCGACGAGATCCTCGAACGCGACGACGAGATTCAGGCCTACGCGAGCGCGCTGAATCCCGCCCGACACGGTGCGCATCCCGACAACGTCTTTATCTACGGGAAGACCGGCGTCGGGAAGACCGCGGTCACGAAGTACCTTCTCGAAGTCCTCGAAACGGAGGTCGACGAGGACCCGAGCGTCGACTCCGAGATCACGACACTCCTCGTCAACTGCCAGTACTCCTCGACGTCGTATCAGGCGCTCATCGCGCTCTTGAACACCCTGCGCGGCCCGCACGAGCAGGTCTCCGCGACCGGCCACGCGCCACAGGACCTCTACAACATACTGTGGCGCGAACTCGACGACCTCGGCGGGACCGTCCTCATCGCGCTCGACGAGATCGACTCCATCGGGAGCGACGACGGCCTCCTCTATCAGCTCCCCCGCGCTCGCGCGAACGGGAACCTCGAGAACGTGCGACTCGGCATCATCGGTATCTCGAACGACTACCAGTTCCGCCAGAACCTCTCGCCGAAGGTGAAGGACACGCTCTGCGAGCGCGAGATCAACTTCAGCCAGTACGACGCCGAGCAACTCTACGCCATCCTCGAGCAGCGCGCGACGAAGGCGCTCCGCCCGGACACCTACGACGCCGGTGCGCTCCGGAAGACCGCCGCGGTCGCCGCCCGGGACCGGGGGAGCGCGCGCCAAGCCCTCGAACTCCTGATGGTCGCCGGCGACCTCGCGGAGGAACGCGACGGCGTCCTCACCGAGTCGCTCGTCGACGAGGCCGAGGACGAACTCGAACGCGGCCGCATCGAGGACCGCATCCGTGATCAGACGGTTCACGCCCAGTACAGCCTCCTTGCGCTCGTCAGCCTGAGCCAGCGGACCGACTCCGCCTCCCGCACGAAGGACGTCTACCAGCAGTACGAGCGCATCGTCACCTACAACGGCTCCGACCCGCTCTCGCTCGACCGGTTCCGCGACCAACTCGACGAACTCGTGATGCTCGGGTTCGCCTCGAAGACGCAGGCAAATGAAGGTCGACAGGGCGGCCGGTACAACGAGTACCATGCGACCGTCGCCACCGACCCCGTCGTCGACATCCTCGCCGCCGACGCCGATATCGGACTGCCCACGCCCACGTATCGCTGA
- a CDS encoding DUF7533 family protein: MGVLSQLSFVVTLAFCAPLIVLGTQFALAGDALALLFLGLAALVLGVERYLLTPDDVAVGAVERVVGVVAKDPDAESGRERES; this comes from the coding sequence ATGGGCGTCCTCTCACAGCTCTCGTTCGTCGTCACGCTCGCGTTCTGCGCGCCGCTCATCGTCCTCGGTACGCAGTTCGCGCTCGCGGGCGACGCGCTCGCGCTCCTCTTCCTCGGGCTCGCCGCGCTCGTCCTCGGCGTCGAGCGCTACCTACTGACGCCGGACGACGTCGCGGTCGGCGCCGTCGAGCGCGTCGTCGGCGTCGTCGCGAAGGACCCCGACGCCGAATCGGGACGGGAGCGCGAGAGCTAG
- a CDS encoding DUF7532 family protein, whose translation MLFDQRTRTALREAGLSAEELRDVEREVTREARATADEVSAFFDEHETLYSDMEQTHSNAAFPEHAVDYCDLFTHSQDVRGFLRFDSWGVYVEGARVLAEEVVELELGQPVHDRVRFATTRDALE comes from the coding sequence ATGCTCTTCGACCAGCGGACCCGGACGGCGCTCCGGGAGGCCGGCCTGTCCGCGGAGGAACTCCGCGACGTGGAGCGGGAGGTCACACGGGAGGCGCGCGCGACCGCCGACGAAGTGAGCGCGTTCTTCGACGAGCACGAGACGCTCTACTCCGACATGGAGCAGACGCACTCGAACGCGGCGTTCCCCGAGCACGCGGTCGACTACTGCGACCTCTTCACGCACAGTCAGGACGTCCGGGGCTTCCTCCGCTTCGACTCGTGGGGCGTCTACGTCGAGGGCGCGCGCGTGCTCGCCGAGGAAGTGGTCGAGCTCGAACTCGGACAGCCGGTCCACGACCGCGTGCGCTTCGCGACGACGCGCGACGCCCTCGAATGA
- a CDS encoding ROK family protein, translated as MPYYVGVDLGATNLRAAVADEEGVVLSTERRATPNGPSGIAVTEAVLAAIRAACADVGVDPEDVTAAGIGSIGPLDLADGSIDNPANLPEGIGRIPLVGPVRELVQSERVYLHNDTVAGVIGERFHSDRNPDDMVYLTISSGIGAGVAVDGDVLSGWDGNAGEVGHMVVDPDGGRTCGCGRDGHWEAYCSGNNIPRYARQLAEERGADTAMPVDSESFSAKDVFDYADSDDFASYVVEKVADWNTLGITNVAQSYAPLVIYVGGAVALNNPDLVLDPVRERLDTTVFNNVPDLRLTNLGDDVVLQGAVASALTAGTGDRTNIH; from the coding sequence ATGCCGTACTACGTGGGCGTCGACCTCGGGGCGACGAACCTTCGGGCCGCGGTGGCGGACGAGGAGGGCGTCGTGCTCAGCACGGAGCGCCGCGCGACACCGAACGGGCCGTCCGGCATCGCCGTCACGGAGGCCGTGCTCGCGGCCATCCGCGCGGCGTGCGCGGACGTCGGCGTCGACCCGGAGGACGTGACTGCGGCCGGGATCGGAAGCATCGGTCCGCTCGACCTTGCTGACGGCTCGATCGACAACCCGGCGAACCTGCCCGAGGGAATCGGACGCATCCCGCTCGTCGGCCCCGTCCGCGAACTCGTCCAGTCCGAGCGCGTCTACCTCCACAACGACACGGTCGCGGGCGTCATCGGCGAGCGCTTCCACAGCGACCGCAACCCCGACGACATGGTCTACCTCACGATCTCGTCGGGTATCGGCGCCGGCGTCGCCGTCGACGGGGACGTCCTCTCCGGGTGGGACGGGAACGCCGGCGAAGTCGGGCACATGGTCGTCGACCCCGACGGTGGCCGAACCTGCGGCTGCGGGCGCGACGGCCACTGGGAGGCCTACTGCTCGGGGAACAACATCCCGCGCTACGCCCGCCAACTCGCAGAGGAGCGCGGAGCGGACACCGCGATGCCGGTCGACTCGGAGTCGTTCTCCGCGAAGGACGTCTTCGACTACGCCGACTCCGACGACTTCGCGAGCTACGTCGTCGAGAAGGTCGCGGACTGGAACACCCTCGGTATCACGAACGTCGCGCAGTCCTACGCGCCGCTCGTCATCTACGTCGGCGGCGCCGTCGCGCTCAACAACCCGGACCTCGTCCTCGACCCGGTCCGGGAGCGCCTCGACACCACCGTCTTCAACAACGTCCCGGATCTCCGCCTCACGAACCTCGGCGACGACGTCGTCCTGCAGGGCGCCGTCGCGTCCGCGCTCACCGCCGGAACCGGCGACCGGACCAATATCCACTGA
- a CDS encoding universal stress protein, whose translation MAIEKILLAVGPGDSDRTTELASTLVDLAAPLNADVVLAHVFTEDEYDSTLGNLNVSGEDVSTDEVARRHATIRTISHELDDVNVDYTVRGAIGHHGERIVDLAEDEDADLVIVGGRKRSPTGKAVFGSTAQEVMLSAPCPVTFVRGE comes from the coding sequence ATGGCCATCGAGAAGATCCTACTCGCCGTCGGCCCGGGAGATAGCGACCGGACTACAGAACTCGCATCGACGCTCGTCGACCTCGCCGCTCCGCTGAACGCGGACGTCGTGCTCGCGCACGTCTTCACCGAGGACGAGTACGACTCGACGCTCGGGAACCTCAACGTCAGCGGCGAGGACGTCTCCACCGACGAGGTCGCGCGCCGCCACGCCACCATCCGCACGATCTCGCACGAACTCGACGACGTGAACGTCGACTACACCGTCCGTGGCGCCATCGGTCACCACGGCGAGCGGATTGTCGACCTCGCGGAGGACGAGGACGCGGACCTCGTCATCGTCGGCGGCCGCAAGCGCTCGCCCACCGGGAAGGCGGTCTTCGGCTCGACCGCCCAGGAGGTCATGCTCTCGGCGCCCTGTCCGGTGACGTTCGTTCGCGGCGAATGA
- a CDS encoding M24 family metallopeptidase gives MSSRGAAAVERALADRDAAAFVHVGPPCDPDLRYLVDVPRLEAPCAYVQTATGERLLCPGPGDAAVARERFDGTVRDAVSFDADAPGARAAALVAATCGEGATVLVAPDVPHASAVYLERDGHAVTSTDALERGRALKGDSEVERLRRVQRAATAGVARAETLLAESTVGADGLVHEGGTVTTTRLAREVDAALAEAGVASAGNTLVAAGADAAAPRLADERAVDAGETMLVDVAPCGPGGYYGRLARTFVVDTAGGWDRRAHLAVTRAREAGLDEVGAGVETTVVHTETAAEVMAYGFDVGPDSPAGFSGPAGHGVGLSAREAPSFERAETLTAGHVVALAPEVSDPERGGVRVADLLVVTEDGYEPLADYPTGITPARR, from the coding sequence ATGTCGAGTCGGGGCGCAGCGGCCGTCGAGCGAGCGCTCGCCGACCGCGACGCGGCGGCGTTCGTCCACGTCGGCCCGCCGTGCGACCCGGACCTCCGATATCTCGTCGACGTCCCGCGCCTCGAGGCGCCCTGCGCGTACGTCCAGACCGCGACCGGCGAGCGCCTGCTCTGTCCCGGCCCCGGCGACGCCGCCGTCGCACGCGAGCGCTTCGACGGGACGGTTCGGGACGCGGTGTCGTTCGACGCGGACGCACCGGGCGCGCGCGCCGCCGCGCTCGTCGCCGCGACGTGCGGCGAGGGCGCGACCGTGCTCGTGGCGCCGGACGTCCCGCACGCGAGCGCCGTCTACCTCGAACGCGACGGCCACGCCGTGACGTCGACGGACGCGCTGGAGCGCGGGCGCGCCTTGAAGGGCGATTCGGAGGTCGAGCGGCTACGGCGCGTGCAGCGGGCCGCGACGGCGGGCGTCGCGCGCGCCGAGACGCTCCTCGCGGAGAGCACCGTCGGCGCGGACGGACTCGTCCACGAAGGCGGGACCGTGACGACGACGCGGCTCGCCCGCGAGGTGGACGCGGCGCTCGCGGAGGCGGGCGTCGCGAGCGCGGGGAACACGCTCGTCGCCGCCGGCGCGGACGCCGCCGCCCCGCGCCTCGCGGACGAGCGAGCGGTGGACGCGGGTGAGACGATGCTCGTCGACGTCGCGCCATGCGGTCCCGGTGGGTACTACGGCCGACTCGCGCGGACGTTCGTCGTCGACACGGCGGGCGGGTGGGACCGGCGCGCACACCTCGCGGTGACGCGCGCCCGCGAAGCCGGCCTCGACGAGGTCGGCGCGGGCGTCGAGACGACGGTCGTCCACACGGAGACCGCGGCCGAAGTGATGGCCTACGGCTTCGACGTCGGCCCCGACTCCCCTGCGGGGTTCTCGGGACCCGCGGGCCACGGCGTCGGCCTCTCGGCGCGCGAAGCGCCGTCGTTCGAGCGCGCGGAGACACTCACCGCCGGCCACGTCGTCGCGCTCGCCCCCGAGGTCAGCGACCCGGAGCGCGGCGGCGTCCGCGTCGCCGACCTGCTCGTCGTCACCGAGGACGGCTACGAGCCCCTCGCGGACTACCCGACCGGCATCACGCCGGCGCGGCGCTAG
- a CDS encoding DUF402 domain-containing protein → MSAPRVRVRGIYATALTAACLDAGFDVVQASEPIRERFDAAFANAPADVTVETTSDRQGVGLSGDPADVAAVRERCVGVGRDALDWDDRVPAGAVFDARVEETTGGGAILDLGDGREAYLPFDAADGYVDAGDARRVQVRSPAPPWQDGRATVATALRTPGVGSVADLEEGDALVAATPDGTAEHELVQTTELLNVDIPDGWAVRWGRAAEGASLEELRDALEAAVERASEMGAALDDAGDVAEPREVYRPTETAWVWFGRESRFALDDLRAAVTATMPGHHRTKAATHAASTAVDFAEAVGVDAEEFPFAAVSSAFGPREGDSLAIEHGKPSGRLVTLGSGTVTSCAPDEGTLTLEREMHPGGTYDALGTEREAGDVAVTRFEEGREWYATGYKAADGTSKGTYVNVSTPVELFPDAVRYVDLHVDVVKYPGGGVEVVDEDELEASVEAGDVPRALADRALAVAKRLAKELRD, encoded by the coding sequence ATGAGCGCGCCACGCGTCCGCGTGCGCGGCATCTACGCGACCGCCCTGACCGCGGCGTGCCTCGACGCCGGGTTCGACGTCGTGCAGGCCTCCGAGCCGATCCGCGAGCGCTTCGACGCCGCGTTCGCGAACGCGCCCGCTGACGTCACCGTCGAGACGACGAGCGACCGGCAGGGCGTCGGGCTCTCCGGTGACCCGGCGGACGTCGCGGCCGTCCGCGAGCGCTGCGTCGGCGTCGGTCGGGACGCCCTCGACTGGGACGACCGCGTCCCGGCCGGCGCGGTGTTCGACGCGCGCGTCGAGGAGACGACCGGCGGCGGCGCGATCCTCGACCTCGGCGACGGCCGCGAGGCCTACCTGCCGTTCGACGCCGCGGACGGCTACGTGGACGCCGGCGACGCCCGTCGCGTGCAGGTCCGGTCGCCCGCGCCGCCGTGGCAGGACGGCCGTGCGACCGTCGCAACCGCACTACGCACGCCCGGCGTCGGGAGCGTCGCCGACCTCGAAGAGGGCGACGCGCTCGTCGCCGCGACACCCGACGGCACGGCCGAGCACGAACTCGTGCAGACGACCGAGCTCCTGAACGTCGACATCCCGGATGGCTGGGCGGTGCGATGGGGGCGCGCCGCCGAGGGCGCGTCGCTCGAGGAGTTGCGCGACGCGCTCGAGGCCGCCGTCGAACGCGCGTCCGAGATGGGGGCGGCGCTCGACGACGCGGGCGACGTCGCCGAGCCGCGCGAGGTCTACCGGCCGACGGAGACGGCGTGGGTCTGGTTCGGTCGCGAGTCGCGCTTCGCGCTCGACGACCTGCGCGCGGCCGTCACGGCGACGATGCCCGGGCACCACCGGACGAAGGCGGCGACGCACGCGGCGAGCACCGCCGTCGACTTCGCCGAGGCCGTCGGCGTCGATGCGGAGGAGTTCCCGTTCGCCGCGGTGTCCTCGGCGTTCGGCCCGCGTGAGGGGGACTCGCTCGCCATCGAGCACGGGAAGCCGAGCGGCCGCCTCGTCACGCTCGGCTCGGGGACCGTCACGTCCTGTGCGCCCGACGAGGGGACGCTCACGCTCGAGCGGGAGATGCACCCCGGCGGGACGTACGACGCGCTCGGCACGGAGCGCGAGGCCGGCGACGTCGCAGTCACACGCTTCGAGGAGGGGCGCGAGTGGTACGCGACCGGTTACAAGGCCGCCGACGGCACGAGCAAGGGGACGTACGTGAACGTCTCGACGCCCGTCGAGCTCTTCCCGGACGCGGTCCGCTACGTCGACCTCCACGTCGACGTCGTGAAGTACCCCGGCGGGGGGGTCGAGGTGGTCGACGAGGACGAACTCGAAGCGAGCGTCGAGGCGGGCGACGTCCCGCGCGCGCTCGCGGACCGCGCGCTCGCCGTCGCAAAGCGGTTAGCGAAGGAGTTGCGCGACTGA
- a CDS encoding PrsW family intramembrane metalloprotease, whose translation MPEKRDPIQRVADGADLYDVASWENRTPLDHFAVRLHGFLRSGSRWGVIGLAALILLGQFLIVGAATVQNPVLGVYVLLSVVPAAALVVYVWRMDVTMREPLPMLVITFVLGFLFAGFAAVLNSVLKGFLTAIPVVGMVLFFWLVVGPVEETVKWLAVRLYAFRSEKFDAVVDGAVYGAAAGLGFATIENTIYITGQFLSAANSATMQVGFQQAFQTAALRTFAGPGHVIYSAFAGYYLGLAKFNSENRGPIVVKGLVIAASIHAIYNTSVTYLPTLVPNWNLLYFIGFVLVYDGFFLYVLYRKLSRYRRAYDDLGAEKAYAGTFDDLTPAVEYVGDDRP comes from the coding sequence ATGCCAGAGAAACGTGATCCGATACAGCGGGTCGCCGACGGTGCGGACCTCTACGACGTCGCGTCCTGGGAGAACCGGACGCCGCTCGACCACTTCGCGGTCCGCCTCCACGGCTTCCTCAGGTCCGGGAGTCGGTGGGGCGTCATCGGCCTCGCGGCGCTCATCCTCCTCGGGCAGTTCCTCATCGTCGGCGCGGCGACGGTCCAGAACCCCGTGCTCGGCGTCTACGTGTTGCTCTCGGTCGTGCCGGCGGCGGCGCTCGTCGTCTACGTCTGGCGGATGGACGTGACGATGCGCGAGCCGCTGCCGATGCTCGTCATCACGTTCGTCCTCGGCTTCCTCTTCGCCGGTTTCGCCGCCGTGCTCAACTCCGTCCTCAAGGGGTTCCTGACGGCGATTCCGGTCGTCGGGATGGTGCTCTTCTTCTGGCTCGTCGTCGGCCCCGTCGAGGAGACGGTGAAGTGGCTCGCCGTCCGCCTCTACGCCTTCCGCTCCGAGAAGTTCGACGCGGTCGTCGACGGCGCGGTCTACGGGGCGGCCGCCGGACTCGGCTTCGCGACCATCGAGAACACCATCTACATCACGGGTCAGTTCCTGAGCGCGGCGAACAGCGCGACGATGCAGGTCGGCTTCCAGCAGGCCTTCCAGACGGCGGCGCTCCGCACCTTCGCCGGGCCGGGCCACGTCATCTACTCGGCGTTCGCCGGCTACTACCTCGGGCTTGCGAAGTTCAACTCGGAGAACCGTGGCCCGATCGTCGTGAAGGGGCTCGTGATCGCGGCGAGCATCCACGCGATCTACAACACGTCCGTCACCTACCTGCCGACCCTCGTCCCGAACTGGAACCTGCTCTACTTCATCGGGTTCGTCCTCGTCTACGACGGCTTCTTCCTCTACGTCCTCTACCGGAAGCTCTCGCGCTACCGTCGGGCGTACGACGACCTCGGTGCGGAGAAAGCCTACGCGGGCACCTTCGATGACCTCACGCCCGCCGTGGAGTACGTCGGCGACGACCGGCCCTAG
- a CDS encoding LURP-one-related/scramblase family protein produces MADYDISTVELEDDRYEVVQSLVRNKYAVRDSTGEVVLRGKQKLFKLKEQFPFVDADGNDVFTVKAGGVLDVAGNYAIVDAATGEEVVVLDEDYSLFAENWTVRDPDTGAALATITSKNKLLEVLRHFVGAAGLIPHKYEIADAEGDHVGSIDGQFSLRDAYTVTIDDASDVPKEAVVAAACVLDALEGS; encoded by the coding sequence ATGGCCGACTACGACATCTCCACCGTCGAACTCGAGGACGACCGCTACGAGGTCGTCCAGTCGCTCGTCCGGAACAAGTACGCGGTCCGCGACTCGACGGGCGAAGTCGTCCTTCGTGGCAAGCAGAAGCTGTTCAAACTCAAAGAGCAGTTCCCGTTCGTCGACGCCGACGGCAACGACGTCTTCACCGTGAAGGCCGGCGGCGTTCTGGACGTCGCGGGGAACTACGCCATCGTGGACGCCGCGACCGGCGAGGAGGTCGTCGTCCTCGACGAGGACTACTCGCTCTTCGCCGAGAACTGGACGGTCCGAGACCCCGATACCGGCGCGGCGCTCGCCACCATCACCTCGAAGAACAAACTCCTCGAGGTGCTCCGACACTTCGTCGGTGCGGCCGGCCTCATCCCCCACAAGTACGAGATCGCGGACGCCGAGGGCGACCACGTCGGGAGCATCGACGGCCAGTTCTCCCTGCGGGACGCGTACACGGTCACCATCGATGACGCGAGCGACGTCCCCAAGGAGGCCGTCGTCGCCGCCGCGTGCGTGCTCGACGCCCTCGAAGGGAGCTAA